A region from the uncultured Bacteroides sp. genome encodes:
- the rplV gene encoding 50S ribosomal protein L22: MGARKKISADKRKEAFKSMYFAKLQNVPTSPRKMRLVADMIRGMEVNKALGVLKFSSKEAAGRVEKLLRSAIANWEQKNERKAENGNLFVVKVFVDCGSTLKRMRPAPQGRGYRIRKRSNHVTLFVDSKTNNEDQN, encoded by the coding sequence ATGGGAGCAAGAAAAAAAATATCGGCTGATAAAAGAAAAGAAGCCTTTAAATCTATGTATTTTGCTAAGTTGCAGAATGTCCCAACTTCACCTCGTAAAATGCGTCTCGTAGCTGATATGATTCGTGGAATGGAAGTGAATAAAGCTCTTGGCGTTTTGAAATTTTCTTCAAAAGAGGCTGCTGGGAGAGTCGAAAAGCTACTTCGTTCCGCAATTGCTAATTGGGAGCAAAAGAATGAACGTAAAGCCGAGAATGGTAACTTATTTGTCGTTAAAGTATTTGTTGATTGCGGCTCTACATTAAAAAGAATGAGACCCGCTCCGCAGGGCAGAGGATATAGAATTAGGAAACGCTCAAATCACGTAACGCTGTTTGTTGATTCTAAAACTAATAATGAAGATCAAAATTAA
- the rpsC gene encoding 30S ribosomal protein S3: MGQKVNPISNRLGIIRGWDSNWYGGNDYGDSLLEDSKIRKYLSVRLIKASVSRIVIERTLKLVTITVCTARPGIIIGKGGQEVDKLKEELKKITDKDIQINIFEVKRPELDAVIVANNIARQVEGKIAYRRAIKMSIANTMRMGAEGIKVQISGRLNGAEMARSEMYKEGRTPLHTFRADIDYCHAEAMTKVGLLGIKVWICRGEIFGKKDLAPNFTQSKDSARGGGNNGGKNFKRKKNNR, translated from the coding sequence ATGGGACAAAAAGTTAATCCAATAAGTAATCGTTTAGGTATCATTCGAGGATGGGATTCTAATTGGTATGGTGGAAATGATTACGGAGATTCATTGCTTGAAGATAGCAAGATTCGTAAATATCTTAGTGTTAGACTTATTAAAGCGAGTGTGTCACGAATTGTTATTGAGCGTACACTAAAGCTTGTGACTATTACGGTTTGTACGGCGCGTCCTGGTATTATTATTGGCAAAGGAGGGCAAGAGGTTGATAAGTTAAAAGAAGAGTTGAAAAAAATCACGGATAAGGATATTCAAATTAATATCTTTGAAGTGAAGCGGCCAGAACTTGATGCTGTTATAGTTGCAAATAATATTGCACGTCAGGTTGAAGGGAAAATAGCCTATCGTCGTGCTATTAAAATGTCCATTGCTAATACAATGCGTATGGGTGCAGAAGGAATAAAAGTGCAAATTTCAGGGCGTTTGAATGGGGCTGAAATGGCTCGTTCTGAAATGTATAAAGAAGGAAGAACTCCGTTGCATACTTTTAGAGCAGATATTGACTATTGTCATGCAGAAGCAATGACTAAGGTCGGTCTTCTTGGGATAAAAGTTTGGATTTGTAGGGGTGAGATTTTTGGAAAAAAAGATTTGGCTCCAAATTTCACTCAGAGCAAAGATAGTGCTCGTGGTGGTGGCAATAACGGTGGGAAAAACTTTAAAAGGAAGAAAAATAATCGCTAA
- the rplP gene encoding 50S ribosomal protein L16, with protein sequence MLQPKKTKFRRQQKGRMKGNAQRGNQLAFGSFGIKALQNKWITGRQIEAARIAVTRYMQRQGQIWIRIFPDKPITKKPAEVRMGKGKGSPEGFVAPITPGRIIIEVEGVSYEVAKEALRLAAQKLPITTKFIVRRDYDVQNQQNA encoded by the coding sequence ATGTTACAACCGAAAAAGACGAAGTTCAGAAGACAACAGAAGGGGCGCATGAAGGGTAATGCCCAAAGGGGAAATCAGCTTGCTTTTGGATCTTTTGGTATAAAAGCTTTGCAAAATAAGTGGATTACTGGGCGTCAAATCGAAGCAGCTCGTATAGCTGTGACAAGATATATGCAACGTCAGGGCCAAATTTGGATTCGAATATTTCCTGATAAACCAATTACAAAGAAACCTGCAGAAGTGCGTATGGGTAAGGGTAAAGGGTCTCCAGAAGGCTTCGTAGCCCCAATCACTCCAGGAAGAATAATAATTGAAGTTGAAGGAGTATCGTATGAAGTTGCTAAAGAGGCTCTACGTTTAGCAGCCCAAAAACTTCCTATCACTACGAAGTTTATAGTTAGACGTGATTATGATGTTCAAAATCAACAAAATGCATAG
- the rpmC gene encoding 50S ribosomal protein L29, producing MKNSEIKEMSTSDLVERLDAEVVSYDQMILNHLISPLDNPAQIKFLRRTIARMKSELRLRELINK from the coding sequence ATGAAGAATTCAGAAATTAAAGAAATGTCTACTAGTGATTTAGTAGAGAGATTGGACGCTGAGGTGGTTAGTTATGATCAAATGATTTTAAATCACCTCATATCTCCATTGGATAATCCTGCCCAAATTAAGTTTTTGCGTAGGACTATTGCACGTATGAAATCGGAATTGCGTCTGAGAGAACTAATTAATAAATGA
- the rpsQ gene encoding 30S ribosomal protein S17, which yields MMSLMEARNLRKERTGVVLSNKMDKTITVASKFKEKHPIYGKFVSKTKKYHAHDEQNQCNIGDTVCIMETRPLSKTKRWRLVEIIERVK from the coding sequence ATGATGAGCTTGATGGAAGCAAGAAATTTAAGAAAAGAGAGAACAGGGGTTGTGTTAAGTAATAAGATGGATAAAACTATTACTGTGGCTTCAAAGTTTAAGGAAAAGCACCCTATATATGGTAAGTTTGTTAGTAAAACAAAGAAATACCATGCTCATGATGAACAAAATCAATGTAATATTGGTGATACAGTATGCATTATGGAGACGCGCCCTTTGAGTAAAACAAAGAGGTGGAGGTTAGTAGAAATAATCGAAAGAGTTAAGTAA
- the rplN gene encoding 50S ribosomal protein L14, which yields MIQAESRLTVCDNSGAKEALCIRVLGGTGRRYASVGDVIVVSVKSVIPSSDIKKGAVSKALIVRTRKEIRRADGSYIRFDDNACILLNNAGEIRGSRIFGPVARELRATNMKVVSLAPEVL from the coding sequence ATGATACAAGCGGAATCTAGACTTACAGTATGTGACAATAGTGGAGCAAAGGAAGCTTTGTGTATCCGGGTTTTAGGAGGTACAGGGCGCCGTTATGCTTCTGTTGGGGATGTTATCGTTGTCTCTGTAAAGAGCGTCATCCCTTCCAGTGATATAAAAAAAGGTGCAGTTTCAAAAGCTTTAATAGTGCGTACTAGAAAAGAAATTCGTCGTGCTGATGGATCTTATATACGTTTTGATGATAATGCTTGCATATTGCTTAATAATGCAGGTGAAATTCGTGGTAGTCGTATTTTTGGCCCTGTTGCAAGGGAGCTTCGTGCTACAAACATGAAAGTTGTGTCACTTGCACCTGAAGTACTTTAA
- the rplX gene encoding 50S ribosomal protein L24 — protein MNKLHIKKGDTVCVNSGEDKGKTGQVLKVFVKKGRAIVEGINMVSKSTKPNAKNPQGGIVKQESSVHLSNLNPADPKTGKATRIGRKLSSDGTLVRYSKKSGEEIK, from the coding sequence ATGAACAAATTACATATCAAAAAAGGTGATACAGTTTGCGTGAATTCGGGTGAAGATAAAGGAAAAACTGGTCAAGTATTAAAGGTTTTCGTAAAGAAGGGACGTGCTATAGTAGAAGGCATTAATATGGTTTCAAAAAGTACAAAGCCTAATGCAAAGAATCCTCAAGGTGGTATTGTTAAACAAGAATCATCTGTTCACTTGTCTAATTTAAATCCCGCTGATCCCAAAACAGGTAAAGCGACGCGTATTGGGAGAAAATTAAGTTCTGATGGAACTTTAGTACGTTATTCTAAAAAATCAGGGGAGGAAATTAAGTAA
- the rplE gene encoding 50S ribosomal protein L5 yields the protein MSNTASLKKEYAERIAPALKSKFQYSSSMQIPVLKKIVINQGLGMAVADKKIIEVAINEMTTITGQKAVATISRKDIANFKLRKKMPIGVMVTLRRERMYEFLEKLIRVALPRIRDFKGIESRFDGKGNYTLGIQEQIIFPEINIDSITRILGMNITFVTSAGTDEEGIALLKEFGLPFKNVKKD from the coding sequence ATGAGTAATACTGCTAGCCTAAAGAAAGAATATGCAGAGCGTATTGCTCCTGCATTGAAATCAAAATTTCAGTATTCTTCATCTATGCAAATTCCTGTACTTAAGAAGATTGTTATCAATCAAGGCTTAGGTATGGCTGTTGCAGATAAGAAGATCATTGAAGTTGCAATAAATGAAATGACAACTATTACGGGGCAAAAAGCTGTTGCTACAATTTCTCGTAAAGATATAGCTAATTTTAAATTGCGTAAGAAAATGCCCATTGGTGTAATGGTGACATTGCGTAGAGAAAGGATGTATGAATTTTTGGAAAAATTAATCCGTGTGGCATTACCTCGAATTAGAGATTTTAAAGGTATTGAGAGCCGATTTGATGGAAAAGGTAACTATACTCTTGGTATTCAAGAACAAATTATTTTTCCTGAAATTAACATTGATAGTATTACTCGAATTCTGGGAATGAATATTACCTTTGTTACTTCGGCAGGTACAGATGAAGAAGGAATTGCGCTTTTAAAAGAATTTGGTTTACCATTTAAAAACGTAAAAAAAGATTGA
- the rpsN gene encoding 30S ribosomal protein S14, with amino-acid sequence MAKESMKAREIKRADLVKKYAERRAILKKEGNYEALQALPKNSSPVRMHNRCKLTGRPKGYIRQFGVSRIQFREMASNGLIPGVKKASW; translated from the coding sequence ATGGCGAAAGAATCTATGAAGGCTCGTGAAATTAAACGTGCTGATTTAGTAAAAAAGTATGCAGAGAGAAGAGCGATATTGAAGAAAGAAGGTAATTATGAGGCTTTGCAAGCTTTACCTAAAAACTCTTCGCCTGTGCGAATGCATAACCGTTGTAAATTAACAGGACGTCCTAAGGGTTATATACGCCAATTTGGGGTTTCTAGAATTCAATTTAGAGAGATGGCTTCTAATGGACTTATACCAGGCGTTAAAAAAGCCAGTTGGTAG
- the rpsH gene encoding 30S ribosomal protein S8, whose product MTDPIADYLTRMRNAITANHRIVEIPSSNLKKGMTKILFEKGYILNYKFVEQGAQGLIKVALKYDSINRVSAIKKMERISSPGMRKYTGYKDMPRVINGLGIAIISTSKGVMTNKEAAELKIGGEVLCYVY is encoded by the coding sequence ATGACAGATCCAATAGCAGATTATTTAACAAGGATGAGAAATGCAATTACTGCTAATCACAGAATTGTTGAGATCCCTTCTTCTAATTTAAAGAAGGGGATGACTAAAATCCTTTTCGAAAAAGGATACATTCTTAATTATAAGTTCGTAGAACAGGGAGCGCAAGGTCTTATCAAAGTGGCTTTGAAGTATGATTCCATCAATAGAGTTAGTGCAATAAAAAAAATGGAAAGGATATCTTCTCCAGGTATGCGAAAGTATACTGGTTATAAAGATATGCCACGTGTCATTAATGGTTTAGGCATTGCTATAATATCTACTTCCAAAGGTGTAATGACAAACAAAGAAGCTGCTGAATTAAAGATTGGTGGTGAAGTATTGTGTTATGTATATTAA
- the rplF gene encoding 50S ribosomal protein L6, giving the protein MSRIGKLPISVPAGVIVAFKNDVITVKGPKGELCQYVNPLISVDIEDGHIILSRQNEDKQERAFHGLYRSLIHNMVVGVSVGYKKELELVGVGYRASNNGNIIDLALGYTHNIFIQLPPEVKVETKSERNKNPLIILESCDKQLLGQVCSKIRSFRKPEPYKGKGIKFVGEEIRRKSGKSAGAK; this is encoded by the coding sequence ATGTCAAGAATAGGAAAATTACCCATTAGTGTGCCGGCAGGTGTTATTGTAGCATTTAAAAATGATGTTATTACAGTAAAGGGACCTAAAGGTGAGTTATGTCAATATGTTAATCCTTTAATTAGTGTTGACATTGAAGACGGTCATATTATATTGAGTCGTCAAAATGAAGATAAACAAGAGCGAGCTTTTCATGGTTTGTATCGTTCGTTGATTCACAATATGGTTGTTGGAGTTTCAGTGGGGTATAAAAAAGAATTAGAGTTAGTCGGTGTGGGTTATCGTGCTTCAAATAATGGTAATATTATAGATTTGGCGCTAGGTTATACGCATAATATCTTTATACAGTTGCCTCCTGAAGTTAAGGTTGAAACTAAATCAGAGAGAAATAAGAATCCTCTTATTATTTTAGAGTCTTGCGACAAGCAATTGCTTGGTCAGGTTTGCTCTAAAATACGATCTTTCCGTAAACCGGAGCCATATAAAGGTAAAGGCATTAAATTTGTTGGAGAAGAAATTCGCAGAAAATCCGGGAAATCTGCTGGTGCTAAATAA
- the rplR gene encoding 50S ribosomal protein L18 encodes MTTKLERRLKIKYRVRNKISGTSERPRMSIFRSNKQIYVQIIDDLSGKTLVAVSSLSLKELMPKKEQAAKVGELIAKKALEVGVLSVLFDRNGYLYHGRVKEVADAARNGGLKF; translated from the coding sequence ATGACAACAAAATTAGAAAGACGGCTTAAAATTAAATATAGAGTACGTAATAAAATATCTGGTACTTCAGAACGTCCGCGTATGAGTATATTTAGAAGTAATAAACAAATATATGTGCAGATAATTGACGATTTATCTGGTAAGACTTTAGTGGCTGTTTCATCTTTGAGCTTAAAAGAGTTAATGCCTAAAAAAGAACAGGCTGCAAAGGTTGGTGAATTAATAGCTAAGAAGGCTCTAGAAGTTGGCGTTTTATCTGTCCTTTTTGATAGGAATGGTTATTTATATCATGGAAGAGTAAAAGAAGTGGCTGATGCAGCTCGTAACGGTGGACTAAAATTTTAA
- the rpsE gene encoding 30S ribosomal protein S5, with amino-acid sequence MAGVYNKVKTTNDLELKDRLVAINRVTKVTKGGRTFSFSAIVVVGNEEGIIGWGLGKAGEVTAAIAKGVESAKKNLTSVPLLKGTVPHEQRAKFGGAEVFIKPASHGTGVVAGGAMRAVLESVGITDVLAKSKGSSNPHNLVKATILALGEMRDARMVAQNRGISIEKVFRG; translated from the coding sequence ATGGCGGGAGTTTATAATAAAGTAAAAACGACTAACGATCTCGAATTAAAAGATAGATTGGTTGCTATTAATCGTGTCACAAAGGTAACAAAGGGTGGTAGAACCTTTAGCTTTTCTGCGATTGTGGTTGTTGGTAATGAAGAAGGAATTATTGGATGGGGACTTGGTAAAGCGGGTGAAGTCACTGCTGCAATAGCAAAAGGAGTTGAATCTGCAAAGAAGAATCTAACATCAGTTCCTTTGTTGAAAGGAACTGTTCCACATGAGCAAAGGGCTAAGTTTGGTGGTGCTGAGGTTTTTATAAAGCCTGCTTCTCATGGAACAGGTGTTGTTGCGGGTGGTGCAATGCGTGCTGTCCTTGAAAGTGTTGGAATTACAGATGTTTTAGCTAAATCCAAAGGTTCTTCTAATCCTCATAATTTAGTAAAAGCGACTATCTTAGCTTTAGGTGAGATGCGTGATGCAAGAATGGTTGCACAAAACAGAGGAATTAGTATTGAAAAAGTATTTAGAGGTTAA
- the rpmD gene encoding 50S ribosomal protein L30, which produces MSTIKIKQIKSRIGAPRDQKRTLDALGLRKLNHSVEHECTSSILGMVNKVKHLVIIVK; this is translated from the coding sequence ATGTCAACTATAAAAATAAAGCAAATTAAAAGTAGAATAGGTGCTCCTAGGGATCAAAAAAGGACTTTAGATGCATTAGGACTTCGTAAATTAAATCATTCAGTTGAACATGAGTGTACTTCTTCTATTCTTGGTATGGTAAATAAAGTTAAGCATTTAGTTATCATTGTTAAGTAA
- the rplO gene encoding 50S ribosomal protein L15: MNLSNLKPAVGATKTRKRVGRGSGSGLGGTSTRGHKGAKSRSGYSKKIGFEGGQMPLQRRVPKFGFKNINRIEYKAINLDAIQKLAEENKLNKVGLNDFIAAGFISNSQLVKVLGNGLLTVKLEIQAHAFSKTAIAAIESVGGNIVKL, encoded by the coding sequence ATGAATTTAAGTAATTTGAAACCTGCTGTTGGGGCTACGAAAACACGTAAGAGAGTTGGACGTGGTTCTGGGTCAGGTTTAGGTGGTACTTCTACAAGAGGACATAAAGGGGCTAAGTCTAGATCTGGATATTCAAAGAAAATAGGTTTTGAAGGTGGGCAAATGCCCCTTCAAAGGCGTGTCCCTAAATTTGGTTTTAAGAATATAAACCGAATTGAGTATAAAGCAATTAATTTAGATGCGATTCAAAAACTTGCAGAAGAAAATAAATTGAATAAAGTTGGTTTAAATGATTTTATAGCAGCTGGATTTATTTCAAATAGCCAATTAGTTAAAGTTTTAGGTAATGGCTTATTGACAGTTAAACTTGAGATACAGGCACATGCTTTTTCTAAAACAGCTATTGCTGCTATTGAAAGCGTTGGTGGAAATATAGTAAAACTATAA
- the secY gene encoding preprotein translocase subunit SecY codes for MRKAIETLKNIWKIEDLRQRILITTLFVAIYRFGSYIVLPGINPGMLTQLHQQTSEGLLALLNMFSGGAFSHASIFALGIMPYISASIVIQLLGIAVPYFQKLQREGESGQRKMNQYTRYLTIAILLVQAPSYLLNLKMQAGPSLNASLDWTLFMFTSTIILAAGSMFILWLGERITDKGIGNGISFIILVGIIARLPQSLFQELVSRMTDKTGGLIMFLIEIVFLLFVIAAAILLVQGTRKVPVQYAKRIVGNKQYGGARQYIPLKVNAAGVMPIIFAQAIMFIPITFIGFSNINNTNGFIHAFTDHTSFLYNLVFAVMIILFTYFYTAITINPTQMAEDMKRNNGFIPGIKPGKKTAEYIDDIMSRITLPGSFFLSLVAIMPAFAGIFGVKAEFAQFFGGTSLLIIVGVVLDTLQQIESHLLMRHYDGLLKSGRIKGRTGSGVAAY; via the coding sequence ATGAGAAAAGCTATTGAAACATTAAAGAATATTTGGAAGATAGAGGATCTGAGACAGCGGATCCTCATCACTACTCTATTTGTTGCGATTTATCGTTTTGGTTCATATATTGTTCTTCCAGGAATTAATCCAGGAATGTTAACGCAACTACATCAGCAAACTAGTGAAGGGCTTTTAGCCTTATTGAATATGTTTTCTGGTGGAGCTTTTTCGCATGCTTCAATTTTCGCATTAGGTATTATGCCGTATATTTCTGCTTCTATTGTAATTCAGCTTCTGGGTATTGCAGTGCCTTACTTTCAGAAGTTGCAACGTGAAGGGGAAAGTGGTCAAAGGAAAATGAATCAATACACCCGCTATCTAACGATTGCTATTTTATTGGTTCAAGCTCCTTCCTATTTGCTTAATCTAAAGATGCAAGCGGGCCCTTCTTTAAATGCTTCGTTGGATTGGACTTTATTTATGTTCACATCAACTATTATTTTAGCTGCAGGTAGCATGTTTATACTATGGCTAGGTGAAAGAATTACTGATAAGGGTATTGGTAATGGCATTTCATTTATTATTTTGGTCGGTATAATAGCTCGTCTACCTCAATCTTTATTTCAAGAGTTGGTTTCTCGCATGACCGATAAGACTGGTGGACTGATAATGTTTTTAATTGAAATAGTTTTTTTATTGTTTGTTATTGCTGCTGCTATTCTTCTTGTTCAAGGAACTCGAAAAGTTCCCGTACAGTATGCAAAACGAATTGTAGGTAATAAGCAATATGGTGGTGCTCGACAATACATTCCTCTGAAAGTTAATGCCGCAGGGGTTATGCCAATCATTTTTGCTCAGGCTATAATGTTTATTCCGATAACTTTTATAGGTTTTTCTAATATAAATAATACGAATGGTTTTATTCATGCTTTTACTGACCATACAAGTTTCTTGTATAATTTGGTTTTTGCTGTAATGATTATTTTGTTTACGTATTTTTATACTGCAATTACGATAAATCCTACTCAAATGGCAGAAGATATGAAAAGGAATAATGGCTTTATACCCGGTATTAAGCCAGGTAAGAAAACGGCTGAGTATATTGATGATATTATGTCACGTATTACTTTGCCAGGCTCTTTTTTCCTTTCTTTAGTTGCCATTATGCCTGCTTTTGCTGGTATTTTTGGAGTTAAAGCTGAATTTGCCCAATTTTTTGGTGGGACATCATTGTTAATCATTGTTGGTGTTGTGCTTGATACCTTACAGCAAATTGAAAGCCATTTATTAATGCGTCATTACGATGGTCTTTTAAAGTCTGGGAGAATTAAAGGACGCACAGGTTCTGGTGTAGCTGCATATTGA
- the infA gene encoding translation initiation factor IF-1, translating into MAKQSAIEQDGVIVEALSNAMFRVELENGHEITAHISGKMRMHYIKILPGDRVRVEMSPYDLSKGRIVFRYK; encoded by the coding sequence ATGGCAAAGCAATCTGCAATAGAGCAAGATGGAGTTATAGTTGAGGCATTGTCTAATGCAATGTTTCGTGTTGAGTTAGAAAATGGGCATGAGATTACGGCCCATATTTCTGGTAAGATGAGAATGCATTATATTAAAATTTTGCCAGGTGATAGAGTTAGAGTGGAAATGTCTCCTTATGACTTGTCTAAGGGGCGAATTGTATTTAGATATAAATAA
- the ykgO gene encoding type B 50S ribosomal protein L36 encodes MKVRASLKKRTPECKIVRRNGCLYVINKKNPKFKQRQG; translated from the coding sequence ATGAAAGTAAGAGCATCTTTAAAAAAAAGGACGCCGGAATGTAAGATAGTAAGGCGTAATGGTTGTTTATATGTTATTAATAAGAAAAACCCTAAATTTAAACAACGTCAAGGATAA
- the rpsM gene encoding 30S ribosomal protein S13, whose translation MAIRIVGVDLPQNKRGEIALTYVYGIGRSSSAKILEKAGVDRDLKVKDWSDDQAAMIREIIGSEFKVEGDLRSEVQLNIKRLMDIGCYRGVRHRIGLPVRGQSTKNNARTRKGRKKTVANKKKATK comes from the coding sequence ATGGCTATAAGAATAGTTGGTGTAGATTTACCTCAAAATAAAAGAGGTGAGATAGCGTTGACCTATGTCTATGGAATAGGTCGTAGTAGTTCAGCTAAAATACTCGAAAAAGCTGGCGTAGATAGAGATCTTAAAGTTAAAGATTGGTCAGATGATCAAGCTGCAATGATTCGCGAAATAATTGGATCGGAGTTTAAAGTGGAGGGTGATCTTCGCTCTGAGGTGCAATTGAATATTAAAAGATTAATGGATATTGGTTGTTATCGTGGAGTACGTCATCGTATTGGTTTGCCTGTTAGAGGGCAAAGTACCAAGAATAATGCTCGTACTCGTAAAGGAAGAAAGAAAACTGTTGCTAATAAGAAAAAAGCTACTAAATAA
- the rpsK gene encoding 30S ribosomal protein S11 encodes MAKKTVAAKKRNVKVDANGQLHVHSSFNNIIVSLANSEGQIISWSSAGKMGFRGSKKNTPYAAQMAAQDCAKIAFDLGLRKVKAYVKGPGNGRESAIRTIHGAGIEVTEIVDVTPLPHNGCRPPKRRRV; translated from the coding sequence ATGGCAAAAAAAACAGTCGCAGCAAAAAAGAGAAATGTAAAGGTAGATGCTAATGGTCAGTTACATGTTCATTCATCTTTTAATAATATTATTGTTTCTCTTGCAAATAGTGAAGGGCAGATAATTTCATGGTCGTCTGCGGGTAAGATGGGCTTTAGAGGTTCTAAAAAGAATACTCCTTATGCTGCTCAGATGGCTGCACAAGATTGTGCGAAAATTGCATTTGATCTTGGTCTAAGAAAGGTTAAAGCTTATGTAAAAGGTCCAGGTAACGGTAGAGAATCTGCAATTAGGACTATTCATGGTGCGGGTATTGAAGTTACAGAGATTGTTGATGTAACTCCGTTACCTCATAATGGATGTCGTCCTCCAAAAAGACGTAGAGTTTAA
- the rpsD gene encoding 30S ribosomal protein S4, whose product MARYTGPKSKIARKFGEGIFGADKVLSKKNYPPGQHGNSRKKKTSEYGIQLREKQKAKYTYGVLEKQFRNLFEKAESAKGITGEILLQLLEGRLDNVVFRLGIAPTRASARQFVSHMHITVDGKVVNIPSYSVKPGQLVGVRERSKSLEMIANSLAGFNHSKYPWLEWDDTTKVGKLLHIPERTDIPENIKEHLIVELYSK is encoded by the coding sequence ATGGCTAGATATACTGGACCAAAGTCAAAAATCGCTCGTAAATTCGGTGAAGGTATTTTTGGAGCTGACAAGGTTTTGTCAAAAAAGAATTATCCTCCAGGACAACATGGTAATTCTCGAAAAAAAAAGACTTCAGAATATGGAATTCAACTTCGTGAGAAGCAAAAGGCGAAATATACATATGGAGTTTTAGAGAAACAATTCCGAAATTTGTTTGAGAAAGCAGAATCGGCAAAAGGTATTACGGGAGAGATTCTTCTTCAATTGCTCGAGGGGCGTTTAGATAATGTGGTTTTCCGCTTAGGAATAGCACCAACGCGTGCTTCTGCTCGTCAATTTGTAAGTCACATGCATATAACTGTTGATGGGAAGGTTGTTAATATTCCCTCCTATTCAGTGAAACCAGGGCAGTTAGTGGGTGTCCGTGAAAGATCTAAATCTTTAGAAATGATAGCTAATTCTCTTGCTGGTTTTAATCATAGTAAATATCCTTGGTTGGAATGGGATGATACTACAAAAGTAGGTAAATTATTGCATATTCCTGAGCGTACAGACATACCTGAGAATATTAAAGAGCATTTGATCGTAGAGTTATATTCTAAATAA